One genomic region from Spirulina subsalsa PCC 9445 encodes:
- the bioU gene encoding (S)-8-amino-7-oxononanoate synthase BioU produces the protein MNPVQGKIRVGVLGFGGLGQAAATILAQKQEMEWVAVADHKGYAYNPAGLDPQACRAVYQTQGTVGYLEPHGTLSQQSIQDLLENAQVDGYFLALPNLPNTFMASVAQQFIQSGWRGVLVDALKRTSAVEQLLTLREDLAGARITYLTGCGATPGLLTAAATLAAQSYSEIHRVKITFGVGIANWEAYRATIREDIAHLPGYSVDKAQAMSDEEVAALLDETNGILALENMEHADDIMLELAGICDRHQVTVGGVVDTRNPKKPLSTNVQVTGRTFEGKISTHTFTLGDETSMAANVCGPAFGYLKAGVNFHRRGFYGLLTAADLMPQFVR, from the coding sequence ATGAACCCAGTGCAAGGGAAAATCCGAGTTGGTGTTTTAGGATTTGGAGGATTAGGGCAAGCAGCCGCTACAATCTTAGCCCAGAAACAAGAAATGGAATGGGTGGCGGTTGCCGACCATAAAGGCTATGCTTACAATCCGGCAGGGTTGGACCCCCAGGCCTGTCGTGCGGTCTATCAAACCCAAGGGACTGTAGGCTATTTAGAACCTCATGGCACCCTCAGCCAGCAAAGTATTCAGGATTTACTGGAAAATGCCCAAGTGGATGGTTATTTTCTGGCGTTGCCGAATTTGCCCAATACCTTTATGGCTTCAGTCGCCCAACAGTTTATTCAGTCGGGGTGGCGTGGGGTGTTGGTGGATGCGCTTAAACGCACCAGCGCGGTAGAACAACTCCTGACGCTACGGGAGGACTTAGCAGGGGCCCGAATCACCTATTTAACGGGCTGTGGGGCGACTCCGGGCTTATTAACGGCGGCGGCCACGTTAGCGGCTCAAAGTTATAGCGAAATCCACAGGGTTAAAATTACCTTTGGGGTGGGGATTGCCAACTGGGAGGCCTACCGGGCTACGATTCGGGAAGATATTGCCCATTTACCGGGCTATAGTGTGGACAAGGCCCAGGCGATGAGTGATGAAGAGGTGGCGGCGTTGTTGGACGAAACCAATGGGATTCTGGCCTTGGAGAATATGGAACACGCCGATGACATTATGTTGGAGTTGGCGGGAATTTGCGATCGCCATCAAGTCACAGTCGGCGGTGTGGTGGATACCCGCAACCCCAAAAAGCCATTAAGTACCAATGTTCAGGTCACAGGACGCACCTTTGAGGGCAAAATTTCCACCCATACCTTTACGCTGGGGGATGAAACCAGCATGGCGGCCAATGTCTGCGGTCCCGCTTTTGGCTATCTGAAGGCCGGGGTGAATTTCCATCGTCGGGGTTTCTATGGTTTATTGACGGCAGCGGATCTCATGCCTCAGTTTGTGCGTTGA
- a CDS encoding Uma2 family endonuclease: MVQAPIRSEILYPDSDGKPMAENTLQYRWIVRLVTNLKHLLREQVAFVAGDLLWYPVQVKTPPAPAQAPDAMVAFGRPPGDRGSYKQWEEDNIAPQVVFEILSPSNTMKEMVAKQMFYEKYGVLEMYFYDPETYDFWGYTRETTEEGFILVSPLHLPWTSPLLQIRFELFEDGLSLFYPDGESFKEPGEFILEREQARLERDQARLEREQAREREEQTQQKLERAMAKLQELGIDPNTLS, from the coding sequence ATGGTTCAAGCACCCATTCGCTCCGAAATTCTTTATCCTGATTCCGACGGTAAACCTATGGCAGAAAATACCCTACAATATCGCTGGATTGTGCGTTTAGTGACCAATCTTAAGCACTTATTAAGGGAGCAAGTCGCTTTTGTGGCGGGGGATTTACTGTGGTATCCAGTGCAGGTGAAAACACCTCCAGCACCCGCTCAAGCCCCCGATGCGATGGTTGCATTCGGTCGTCCACCGGGAGATCGAGGAAGTTATAAACAGTGGGAAGAAGACAACATAGCCCCTCAAGTTGTTTTTGAAATTCTTTCCCCCAGTAACACCATGAAAGAAATGGTCGCCAAGCAGATGTTTTACGAAAAATATGGGGTACTAGAGATGTATTTTTATGACCCAGAAACTTATGATTTTTGGGGCTATACTCGCGAAACCACCGAGGAAGGTTTTATCTTAGTGAGTCCTCTGCATTTGCCCTGGACTTCTCCCCTATTACAGATTCGCTTTGAGTTATTTGAGGATGGGTTAAGCCTATTCTATCCCGATGGCGAATCTTTTAAAGAGCCGGGGGAATTTATTCTAGAACGTGAGCAGGCAAGGCTTGAACGAGATCAAGCAAGGCTTGAACGTGAGCAGGCCAGAGAAAGGGAAGAACAAACCCAACAGAAACTAGAGCGTGCTATGGCAAAATTGCAAGAATTAGGCATTGATCCTAATACATTGTCTTGA